DNA sequence from the Glycine soja cultivar W05 chromosome 18, ASM419377v2, whole genome shotgun sequence genome:
aagttcatgaaacaaaatgaTGTAATAGTATCAAATCATTTTTTGCCACGTACACTTCTTGTTCCACTATTCAATAATGCACCATTATGTGTTGGCCAAAGCGTGATCTAATCGCTCCTTTTCAACAGGTCAGAcagtttgtgtttgtttgaccAAGTGAACCAAAAACTTGCACAACTAAGATCCATGAAACCAGTTGATTCTACTATTCTTATGAAATCAAAGATTACAAGTTGCAGACTGTTCAACGTGTTTTTAGTTGTAATTtaccttttaaaatattatttatagctAAAATAGAGAATTTAAGACTATAAATTTTGTATTCCAAGGATGTTgtaacaaatattattattatacatcaCATCAAACACGTAAATCAATTGATatcaaattgttttaatttaggTGATTTTATATTTGAGTCTGAAAATACAATTCTGTTAAATACTTAAAGaaagaattttattattcataatatttatcTAACTTAAATAAGATTATCTTTTAGAAGGAtacatatgataaaaaaaaaactatcaatatacatgtgtaaaaaaaaaactatacaaaatgatataatattttaaaaggttCGTGACTTATTACAAATCATTCTtagaaattgtatttttttactttggaATGACAGGACTTCATGTACACGAGTGAATaattttcaaactcattaacTATTtagattatttacttttttttgtaattgtaattataaactttttttctaaaatatgctGATCTCAACACTCACTAATCCACATACATTTTGATCTATTTGTGCTTTTGTGAAAAAACCTCGTTCTTTAGGATATTTTAAGAATGTTActtctaataaattaatgaaaggaTTAGTGGTTAGCAAATTTTGAGCATTtctctcaaaataaaaaaaattaaaaaaaaaaagcaaatttgAGCGAAACTATTATAACTAAAGActcataattaataaacaaatgaCTGACTATTGGGATAAACCCAAAGTTAAAGGAATTGAAAATTTAGTATTTGTCAACCTAATAGGAATTCCTGCGAGATTCTATCTAGACAATAAAACGTACACGTAATTCACAGGTAGGCATTTCTTAATGATCTTTCATGTATAATGTGCATTTCAGAAAGTAAaatgtatataattataaaccttatttaaaaaattaaaagttaaaatcataataaattaaaaaaatattaaaattttaactgagAATTTAATTTCCACTCAATTAACActattatatgttttaaaatacaccttttattttaaaaggacCAAATTTGTTAACATAAGCTTGAGCAGTCAAACCGCAATCAATTCAGAGTATACAGAGaataaaaagtgagaaaatatgtttaattaaaaactaaatcttACTCTCTAAAtatgcattctctctctcttactctctctctctacatATGTTTAAACTTCTTGATTTAGTACATTCaaacatttaaatattaaaattgttttgatAGCTCCCCTACTTCACAGACCACTTCAGTTACTTTTCTAAATCACCACTTTCTTTTGTCCCTTCCATCCTTTTATTTCAATGACCTagaaataataactattttgaaGCATAGCTTAACACGTAAGACAATGTTTCAGATGAGGGTACTTGTCTAGATTTTTCATTATACCCCAGCAAACAGATATACAATGTGCCTCATAAGAATCACACAATATTCTCAagcttaaaacaaaaaaaattagtagaAGAGATTAGATAAGAATTGAACAACATAGACTTACAGTACAAGTTATacataataatacaaatattaacTGTGCAATAACCTTCCAAATCACCCAGATGTTTAGCGTGCCCAAGGCTAAATGTCTTTACATTAAAGGGTTCTTTGAAAACATCCTCCTAGCAATTTTCCTTGTTTCAATTAAACTTGTGTTTAAGGATTTGACCATGATTTATTCTGAACTTGCTGCTTCAGCATACTCTACTGGGTCCAAAGCTGGTACATTAATGCATGTTTCCAGTACAAAACTTTGAACAAGTTCTGCATGCTGTTCAGACAATTCTAGTGAAGAAACCAAGTGGGTTAACTGATGACAAATCCAAAACAATTCAAGTAATACAAGTTCCTGCAAAAACTGAACTATAAATATTACCAGGTAAAATTATGGCAGTCATCAAGGTTGATCTTCATTGGACCTTGTCCGGGTCAAACGCCGACGCCTCCTTGGCACAGGAGATGCATCTTCACCTGCATCCCTAAATATACGTAGATCAtcctcaatgtcattatcatgAAGACCCAGTAAACTCTCACCCCACAGATAGCGCCGACGTTCAGATGAACGACGGTGCCTTGTCCATGCACTCGAATGTGCTCTTGGTTCCCTAACAATTTCAATGGTGCTATCCATCATCTGAAACAAGATAGTGGTGGCTAACCAAGGCCTGTTAGCATTGTCAATGTTGCCTTCAACACGTTCATCTTGTAACCTACCAATACCATCTCCGTTCTCAAGAGCATAGTCCCCAACTAGCACAGCTCCAGGCATGGCAGACTGAATAGCACTCACAATATCACCATATTCTCTTTGGCGCTCAAAATGTCGCCAGGCTCTTTCTCTTGTAGGATCAACATTAGAGGGACGAGAAGTAGGATGAACTCTCCTTGCATGCCTACGCAATTCCAGATAATCACCAACAAATGAGCACGAGTCCCTTGAGCAACTTCTCTTCTTCATGTTCAGATAATTTCTAGCCTCTTCAACCACCTCCCAGTTCAATACTGAGCCTCTACATAAAGGGCATTTCAAGTTTAATTTTGACTCAGATGCATCTGCATCTAAATCCTCAAGCACAGCCCTGTCCTGCAAGGTCTCAGAATCAGCAGTTTCTAAAATCCCTTCATCATGTTGGTCTAAATGCCTACTTGGATCTTGGGCATCACCCTGTCTTGATCCTTGAGCAAGTCCAACAGATAATAgagtattaatttcattttgatgGAGATCATTAACATCATGCATGTCAGATTGCACAGTAATGTTAACATCAAAACTATTACCAGAATTGTTTGTGTTTACTAAAGAACTGGGTAAATTTTGGTTCTCCTTAGAATTGtccctcatttttttaaatcggTCCAGGCAATTTGAATGTCTATAACTTGTATCACAAATGTAAGATCTGCAGCCCTTCTCATGAGAGCTGCAAAGGAGGAGAACAGCATTATGTGGATGGTCCATGCAGATAGGACATGAAACTTCATCCAATTCTTTGTGAAGAGCATGAATATCTGAATCACTACATAATCTTCTCTTAATACCAGCCATCTTCTTCACACTGTGTTAACTACTAAACATATTGAACTAATTAGAAAAGGTTGCAAGTAACCGGaccaaatttttttcattttttcataacAAGATAGCATACAATTTTTGacataaaattatgaataaaaaacatGGTCTGCTGTAGaagaaaaattctatttatctAGGAACAAGCAAAGgattacaataaaaatgtaAACATACTAAAACTAGGTATAATAAAGTCCATATGAACAACTTAAGCTTTGCCCTATTGTGAATGTATAAACAACACCAAGAAGGAAGGTGATAAGATTGATGGATAATATTGTTCAGACTTCTAGTTACTTCCTCTCAACCAATTTTTATGCATTCTTCTATATCTAATTATATTTGCCCTTTCTTTCCTCCTCTCAAAcattaaaaaggaacaaaatacAAATGGGAAAAATTGACTTTGACTAAATCTAGTATAACATTTTCCCTTTTATTTACACAACAGTGAAGTCTATATACTATCCTTCCTACACAACATGATAACAAGAAAGTCATATTTTGATTCTATGTATGATTCTGAGATTTAAATCACCAATGTATAATCTTCATCTAGGGTTTGAATATGTTGACTCTGTAGTGCATCCGTTAATTTATAATTCAAAATGAAGTATATCACACTTCCAcactacccccccccccccctccccctccACCCAGATGTTTAAACTTTCATGACACAAAAATCTTTATTTGCTCGACTATATAGAaatcaatataaaagaaatgtaaaacagtaagaaaagaaaacaaaaaaccgaTTAGCAGAACAGACTGTTGACAACACAAAATGTACCATTAACCAAATTACTAGGTAGCCCCAATTGCGTCATTTGAATTATAGATTTAAACAAAGTGCAGTTACTTCTTGATACTTTCTGATAGACATCAATATAACATCATCTTGGATTCAAAACCAACCATTTGACTAGGATATCAATTGGCACTCCAGTCTAATGGCACCTACATCAATAGATTCTTTAAACTAAAAGACCTATACTAGAATGGTGATATTGGTTAACATTGAACTAAAACTAATTCGATTAGGAATGGACTATGAGAATCAATCTTATCTCCTAAAACTACACTTTGTATCTTTACCAAAATCTGAACAGGAGATACGCAACTACTATAACTTTCAATGTAATGGAATTTTGCTTTAGTGACTATTAATCACTACTTCTTGAAGCCAATCCCAAAAGAAAACTTATCAAAtggtaaaataaaactaaaacaaagaCATTCTGGCCCATTGGAAAATCCAGATTTCTTGTAGAAGAAAACTAGGTCTCTTCATTGTAATATCAAGCTTTTCTCATACTAGAAGACTAGGTATCCATAAAAAACTGTCTTAACTGATAAATATGACTAGCAAAATTTTACCATTGGAGAATATGAAAAAGGAGATCCATACAAGACAAGAAATTAAATAGCTAAAACAAAGATTTAGTGTGGGCAATGCAAaaggcatttttcagaatggAAATAAAGGCAAGAGGGTAACAATATGCTGCATCGCTTGCTTATAAACTTACCAAGGCAATAAGCTCTAGCTATACCCCTACCGGAGGCTTCTGAATCTCAGTTTGTAATTATAGGGACTTTAGTTGACTTCACAAAAGAATCAGAGGGCAATCACTCATGCAATGCTCCAAAGTACGTTAAAATAATGAATCAATCTATACAACAATCTTGAACAAATGTATAACTAACGAACACTTCTGTACAACAGAATCACCAACAAGCCCCAAAATCTGCGGGTACACCAccaaaaaaggaagaaacaGACTACGTTCAGCAACACAAGATTTCAATCTGATAAATTTCagaatcaattaaatttaaaatataggaaTCAGCAGTTAGAAATAGAACCCTATAAACAGAGAAATAAGGTCACTTCAATCAAACTGATTCATCAATACAACACTATACTTTGAACAAGATGATATTGGGGGAGTTTTCTATTCTAATGTGTTCATCGGTGAATCACTTAATATGCTAGATCACAAGTCATAACATGGATTCTGCGTTCTAGGCTAGTCAATGAATTCCATTTATATTGTCTTGCATCAAAGATCATGCAAAGAAATGGCTGTCTGCAATAGTGTAATTCAACCTAGAAGAGGGTAGGAATGGAACTGATACTATGAAATGATATAAATGGAGGAAGGAGTTTTGTCTAGTTATTTGA
Encoded proteins:
- the LOC114396731 gene encoding uncharacterized protein LOC114396731 isoform X2 encodes the protein MAGIKRRLCSDSDIHALHKELDEVSCPICMDHPHNAVLLLCSSHEKGCRSYICDTSYRHSNCLDRFKKMRDNSKENQNLPSSLVNTNNSGSRQGDAQDPSRHLDQHDEGILETADSETLQDRAVLEDLDADASESKLNLKCPLCRGSVLNWEVVEEARNYLNMKKRSCSRDSCSFVGDYLELRRHARRVHPTSRPSNVDPTRERAWRHFERQREYGDIVSAIQSAMPGAVLVGDYALENGDGIGRLQDERVEGNIDNANRPWLATTILFQMMDSTIEIVREPRAHSSAWTRHRRSSERRRYLWGESLLGLHDNDIEDDLRIFRDAGEDASPVPRRRRRLTRTRSNEDQP
- the LOC114396731 gene encoding uncharacterized protein LOC114396731 isoform X1, with translation MAGIKRRLCSDSDIHALHKELDEVSCPICMDHPHNAVLLLCSSHEKGCRSYICDTSYRHSNCLDRFKKMRDNSKENQNLPSSLVNTNNSGNSFDVNITVQSDMHDVNDLHQNEINTLLSVGLAQGSRQGDAQDPSRHLDQHDEGILETADSETLQDRAVLEDLDADASESKLNLKCPLCRGSVLNWEVVEEARNYLNMKKRSCSRDSCSFVGDYLELRRHARRVHPTSRPSNVDPTRERAWRHFERQREYGDIVSAIQSAMPGAVLVGDYALENGDGIGRLQDERVEGNIDNANRPWLATTILFQMMDSTIEIVREPRAHSSAWTRHRRSSERRRYLWGESLLGLHDNDIEDDLRIFRDAGEDASPVPRRRRRLTRTRSNEDQP